The Coffea eugenioides isolate CCC68of unplaced genomic scaffold, Ceug_1.0 ScVebR1_670;HRSCAF=1383, whole genome shotgun sequence DNA window CAAGCGTCCTTCTTTACCACTTTTGTATGAACACGGATAATAATACCCTCCACtccagaaaagaaaaagtcCAGACACCACCACAATCTAAAATCCAACCTGAAACCAACCAAATAAATAGCGAAAtcccataaaaaaaaatgatgataaTCAGAAGTACAGGGAGAACTATCTAGTAGAGCTTcatctttttctctctctctctcttttttttttttttgttccctGGTTTTAGTAGTTAGTTCACTATCACAGGAACTACTAGTAAATTagtttgtttaaaaaaaaaagtgaaaaaagtaGCTGAAGAATAAGAGGAGAGGAGGGCAGATGCAACCGGCTGGTGGCGGTGGAGTCGGATTAAGCAGAGGTCTTGGTGGaggcggtggtggtggtggaggtggaggtggtggtgggcTTGCTCGGTTTCGCTCAGCTCCGGCGACTTGGTTAGAAGCACTATTGGAAAATGATGATGACAACGACGTCGTTTTGGACCCACCGGTTTTAGCTTCGAGTAGTAATAAGCCACCTTTGCACCCGCCGGCTTCTTCTCCAGTTCAGTCAACTCAGCAGCAGTCGAGCGCGGCTAGTAGTAGATATGCGGCCGATCTGGGGATGTTGGACACGGTGGGGAGTGGTGGAGGTGGGCTCAGTGGGTTGCTCCGGCAGAATAGCTCCCCGGCGGAGCTTTTGTCTGATGGGTACTTCTCGAATTTTGGGATTCCGGCCAATTATGACAATTTCTTGATGTCTTCTTTGGACGTTTCGTCGGAGTCTCCGTCCAAGCGGCCCAGAGAGGCTGATTCCAATAACCCATCTCCAAAAGCTTCTTCTCAAGTGGTATGTTGTATAATCGAGTACAGTTTAGCTTCATTTATATCTAAGGATTCATGTCCTTTTGTTCTTGTTTTTTATTAGCTTGAAGATTTTGTTTGGTAAATGTTGATTTTGTTAGTTGGTGGGATTTCATTTTTGTAAAGGGAGGCTTTGGCTAGTAGCAGTAACTACCTATTAGTATAAACATTCAAGTGGAAACTAGTTGACAAGTGGGCATACTTAATTTCCAAATTGGAAATCGAGAGAAAGGtgcaaaaaggaaaaggaaaggaagaaggaagtGGAGTGGAAACATCTGAAATTAATTATGAGATCTAAATGCTTTCTTCTGGCAACttgaattgcatgttttctcTTTGGATCTTGCCTTTGGTTGATCTATAATATGGACATTGTTTGATGGTTTTTTGAAGGGAAGGTAAAAGACGCAGAAGCTCCAAGGAGTGTAGGTA harbors:
- the LOC113758730 gene encoding transcription factor bHLH81-like, with protein sequence MQPAGGGGVGLSRGLGGGGGGGGGGGGGGLARFRSAPATWLEALLENDDDNDVVLDPPVLASSSNKPPLHPPASSPVQSTQQQSSAASSRYAADLGMLDTVGSGGGGLSGLLRQNSSPAELLSDGYFSNFGIPANYDNFLMSSLDVSSESPSKRPREADSNNPSPKASSQVKGEQSEQLHAGMGRLLDSEMEKLSEDAVLCRVRAKRGCATHPRSIAERVRRTRISDRIRKLQELVPNMDKQTNTADMLEEAVEYVKFLQKQIQELKEQQKKCKCFAKE